The DNA window CTCCTCGATCCGCACACGAGCAATTATCTGGCGGCGATCGTGCCGGGCCCGACAGTCGGCGTCGCCTGGGTCGAATTGTCCACGGGCCGATTCTATGCCGCCTGCTTTCCGCCCGAGCGCATCGTCGATCAACTTGCCCGCATCGATCCGGCTGAATGCTTGTTGGCCGAGGAGACCGCCCCGCCGCAACCGGCCGACAGCCGCACGCTTATCACGCGCCGACCCGCCTGGGCTTTCGCGCTGCATGCCGCGACGGAGGCGCTCACTCGACACTTCGGCACGGCGAGCCTCGAAGGATTCGGTTTTGCCGTTGAGAGCGACGCCCCGGCAATCCGCGCGGCCGGAGCGATTCTCGAATACCTCGGCGAGACGCAGAAGAGTTCGCTCGCCCACATCGATCGGCTGATGCCGTATCGCAGCGGACAGACGCTCGAACTCGACGAATCGACGCGCCGTAGCCTCGAAATCACGCGCTCGATGCGCGACGGCCGCCGCGAAGGCTCGCTGCTGGCGGTGCTCGATCGAACGGTAACACCAATGGGCTCGCGCTGGCTGGCCGATTGGCTTGCGAATCCGCTCACTGACCTGGTTGCGATCAGCGAGCGGCTCGACGCGGTGGCCGAATTGGTCGCCGACACGCGACTCACCGAAGATGTGCAACAGCGGCTTAGCGGCATTTACGATCTGGAGAGGCTTTTGGCGCGAGTCACGACGGGTCGGGCATCGCCGCGCGATCTGGCCGCGGTTGGCAGGACGTTATCGGCATTGCCGGCGATCAAGGCCCGGCTCACCGCCCGCAAGAGCGCACTTCTATCGCGGCTGGAAAACGAACTCGACTTATGCGCAGAAATCCGCGCGAAGCTCGAAAAGGGGCTGGCCGACGATTGCCCGCTTGCCAGCCGCGAAGGCGGATTCATTCGCAGCGGGTTTCATGCCGATCTCGATTCGCTCCGGGAACTTGCCAGCGGCGGCAAGCAGTGGATTGCCCGCTACCAGGCCGACGAAACTGCGCGGACCGGCATCCCAAGCCTGAAAGTCGGTTTCAACAAGGTGTTCGGCTACTATCTTGAAGTGACGCACACCCATGGTCACAAGATTCCCGACCACTACATCCGCAAGCAGACGGTCAAGAACGCCGAGCGCTACGTCACGTCGGAACTCAAGGAATACGAAGAGAAGGTGCTCTCGGCAGACGAGAAGGCCAAGGAACTCGAATACCAATTGTTCGTCGAGCTGCGCGAAGCGACGGCCGCCTGCGCGAAGCGGCTGCAAACGACCGGCGCGGTGCTCGCGCAACTGGATGTGCTCGCGTCGCTCGCTGCGCTCGCTCGGCAGCGCGGCTATTGTCGGCCGCAATGTGTCGCCGAGCCGACGCTCCGGATCATCGACGGCCGGCATCCGGTGCTCGATATCGTCGCCCCCGAAGGCTCGTTCGTTCCGAACGACACGAAGTGCGGCGGCGAGAACGGGCTGATCCTGTTGATCACCGGGCCGAACATGGCGGGCAAGAGCACGTACATCCGCCAAGTCGCGCTGCTAGCGCTACTCGCGCAAATTGGCAGTTTCGTGCCAGCCCGCGAGGCCGTGATCGGCGTCGCGGATCGAATCTTCGCCCGCGTCGGGGCAAGCGACGAATTGACTCGCGGGCAGAGCACCTTCATGGTCGAGATGACCGAGACGGCCCGCATCTTGAACATGGCGACCGATCGCAGCCTCGTAATCCTCGACGAGATCGGCCGCGGCACGAGCACGTACGACGGAGTGTCGCTGGCTTGGGCCGTGGTCGAATACCTGCACGACCGGATCGGCTGCCGCACTCTGTTCGCCACGCATTACCACGAGCTGACCGATCTGGCCCGAACGCTTGCCGATGTGCGGAATCTCAACGTCGCCGTGCGGGAATGGGAGGAGCAACTCGTCTTCCTGCACAAGATCATCGAAGGCCCGGCGGACAAGAGCTACGGCATCCACGT is part of the Pirellulales bacterium genome and encodes:
- the mutS gene encoding DNA mismatch repair protein MutS, encoding MSSTPMMKQCQEAKAACPDALLLFRMGDFYELFHDDAKVAARTLGLALTSREKGENATPMAGFPHHQLQSYLAKLVAAGMRVAVCDQMEDPRQAKGIVRREVTRIVTPGTVTDDALLDPHTSNYLAAIVPGPTVGVAWVELSTGRFYAACFPPERIVDQLARIDPAECLLAEETAPPQPADSRTLITRRPAWAFALHAATEALTRHFGTASLEGFGFAVESDAPAIRAAGAILEYLGETQKSSLAHIDRLMPYRSGQTLELDESTRRSLEITRSMRDGRREGSLLAVLDRTVTPMGSRWLADWLANPLTDLVAISERLDAVAELVADTRLTEDVQQRLSGIYDLERLLARVTTGRASPRDLAAVGRTLSALPAIKARLTARKSALLSRLENELDLCAEIRAKLEKGLADDCPLASREGGFIRSGFHADLDSLRELASGGKQWIARYQADETARTGIPSLKVGFNKVFGYYLEVTHTHGHKIPDHYIRKQTVKNAERYVTSELKEYEEKVLSADEKAKELEYQLFVELREATAACAKRLQTTGAVLAQLDVLASLAALARQRGYCRPQCVAEPTLRIIDGRHPVLDIVAPEGSFVPNDTKCGGENGLILLITGPNMAGKSTYIRQVALLALLAQIGSFVPAREAVIGVADRIFARVGASDELTRGQSTFMVEMTETARILNMATDRSLVILDEIGRGTSTYDGVSLAWAVVEYLHDRIGCRTLFATHYHELTDLARTLADVRNLNVAVREWEEQLVFLHKIIEGPADKSYGIHVARLAGVPREVNERAKEILARLEQDHLGANGRSKLGRRGSARRAGDLQLTLFEPQEHPLLDQIRALDLHNTTPLKALELLERWKTELAVKGDG